From the genome of Pygocentrus nattereri isolate fPygNat1 chromosome 25, fPygNat1.pri, whole genome shotgun sequence, one region includes:
- the harbi1 gene encoding putative nuclease HARBI1 isoform X1 — protein sequence MVQSTTWVSFITFRMAIPIAVLDCDLLLHGRGHKTLDRFDIETVSDEFLLTTFGFPREFIYYLVDLLKESLLRRTQRSRAISPDVQILAALGFYTSGSFQSKMGDAIGISQASMSRCVSNVTKALIEKAPEFIGFNRDEVAKQQSKEEFYRVAGIPNVIGVVDCAHIAIKAPNAEDSSYVNKKGFHSINCQLVCDARGLLLSAETHWPGSLTDRAVFNQSSVCKIFEELVNHEGWLLGDNRYPLRKWLMTPVQNPETPADYRYNLAHTATHEIVDRTFRAIQTRFRCLDGAKGYLQYAPEKCSRIIQACCVLHNVSLQTGLDAWTFERTEATDQSEEDSDLTEKVDLEAVRVRRELIQNHFS from the exons ATG GTTCAGTCCACTACCTGGGTGTCTTTCATTACATTTAGAATGGCAATCCCAATTGCAGTCCTGGACTGTGACCTGCTACTCCATGGCCGTGGGCACAAAACTCTGGATCGATTTGACATTGAAACAGTGTCAGATGAGTTCCTGTTGACCACATTTGGTTTTCCACGTGAGTTTATTTATTACTTGGTGGACCTACTGAAAGAGAGCTTATTAAGACGCACTCAGAGGTCACGAGCAATCAGCCCAGATGTTCAGATCCTTGCAGCTCTGGGATTTTACACCTCAGGCTCCTTCCAGAGCAAGATGGGCGATGCCATTGGAATCAGCCAGGCCTCCATGAGTCGCTGTGTTTCGAATGTCACTAAAGCTCTAATTGAAAAGGCACCAGAGTTCATTGGCTTCAACCGAGACGAGGTCGCCAAGCAGCAGTCTAAGGAAGAGTTCTACAGAGTGGCAGGTATTCCAAACGTCATAGGGGTTGTGGACTGTGCACACATAGCCATTAAGGCGCCTAATGCTGAGGATTCATCTTATGTCAATAAGAAAGGCTTCCACTCCATTAACTGCCAGCTGGTATGTGATGCCCGAGGGCTCCTGTTGAGCGCTGAGACACACTGGCCTGGCAGTTTAACGGACCGAGCTGTATTTAACCAGTCCAGTGTGTGCAAGATATTTGAGGAACTGGTGAACCATGAAGGCTGGCTGTTAG GAGATAACCGCTACCCTCTGAGAAAGTGGCTGATGACTCCGGTTCAAAATCCTGAGACTCCAGCAGACTATCGCTACAACCTGGCCCACACGGCCACGCATGAAATTGTGGACCGTACGTTTCGAGCTATCCAGACACGCTTCAGATGCCTGGATGGAGCCAAAGGTTATCTGCAGTATGCACCTGAGAAATGTTCTCGCATAATCCAGGCCTGCTGCGTGCTCCATAATGTCTCACTGCAGACAGGACTGGATGCTTGGACTTTCGAGAGAACTGAAGCCACAGACCAGTCCGAGGAAGATAGCGATCTGACAGAAAAAGTGGACTTGGAGGCAGTAAGAGTCCGAAGGGAACTGATCCAGAATCACTTTAGCTAG
- the zgc:110699 gene encoding ras-related and estrogen-regulated growth inhibitor — MTDCGASRRMARAKLVVLGRDNCGKTALCVRFITKRFIGEYDHKKEVTYRCRKTVDKEAIDLEILDTVNKECMGPAATSLESSIKWGDGFLIMYSVTDRSSFEAVSRLKRLIDHVKQTLGIPTVIVANKSDMENGRTVRTEEGQALARDLRCSFFELSVAESASAVEAAFGQLIREVRLEFHRHLLAMDKRSRMLQMRHVLKNKLTRSKTMQW; from the exons ATGACAGACTGTGGAGCTTCACGGAGAATGGCGAGGGCAAAGCTGGTAGTGCTTGGACGGGATAACTGTGGGAAAACTG CTCTCTGTGTTAGATTCATCACTAAGCGTTTCATTGGAGAGTACGACCATAAAAAGG AGGTTACCTACAGGTGCCGTAAAACAGTGGACAAAGAGGCAATTGACCTGGAGATTTTAGACACAGTTAATAAG gagtGCATGGGACCTGCTGCCACCTCTCTGGAGAGTTCAATCAAGTGGGGTGATGGTTTTTTGATCATGTACTCTGTGACGGACCGCAGCAGTTTTGAGGCAGTTTCACGTCTGAAGAGGCTCATTGACCATGTCAAGCAGACACTTG GAATCCCCACAGTGATTGTAGCAAATAAGAGTGACATGGAGAATGGGCGTACTGTTAGGACAGAAGAGGGACAAGCTTTGGCCAGGGACCTGAG GTGTAGTTTTTTCGAGCTGTCTGTGGCAGAAAGTGCCTCAGCAGTGGAGGCAGCGTTCGGACAGCTGATCCGAGAGGTACGACTGGAGTTCCACCGCCATCTATTGGCCATGGACAAGCGCTCACGCATGCTGCAGATGCGTCATGTGCTGAAGAACAAACTCACACGCAGCAAAACCATGCAGTGGTGA
- the harbi1 gene encoding putative nuclease HARBI1 isoform X2, with translation MAIPIAVLDCDLLLHGRGHKTLDRFDIETVSDEFLLTTFGFPREFIYYLVDLLKESLLRRTQRSRAISPDVQILAALGFYTSGSFQSKMGDAIGISQASMSRCVSNVTKALIEKAPEFIGFNRDEVAKQQSKEEFYRVAGIPNVIGVVDCAHIAIKAPNAEDSSYVNKKGFHSINCQLVCDARGLLLSAETHWPGSLTDRAVFNQSSVCKIFEELVNHEGWLLGDNRYPLRKWLMTPVQNPETPADYRYNLAHTATHEIVDRTFRAIQTRFRCLDGAKGYLQYAPEKCSRIIQACCVLHNVSLQTGLDAWTFERTEATDQSEEDSDLTEKVDLEAVRVRRELIQNHFS, from the exons ATGGCAATCCCAATTGCAGTCCTGGACTGTGACCTGCTACTCCATGGCCGTGGGCACAAAACTCTGGATCGATTTGACATTGAAACAGTGTCAGATGAGTTCCTGTTGACCACATTTGGTTTTCCACGTGAGTTTATTTATTACTTGGTGGACCTACTGAAAGAGAGCTTATTAAGACGCACTCAGAGGTCACGAGCAATCAGCCCAGATGTTCAGATCCTTGCAGCTCTGGGATTTTACACCTCAGGCTCCTTCCAGAGCAAGATGGGCGATGCCATTGGAATCAGCCAGGCCTCCATGAGTCGCTGTGTTTCGAATGTCACTAAAGCTCTAATTGAAAAGGCACCAGAGTTCATTGGCTTCAACCGAGACGAGGTCGCCAAGCAGCAGTCTAAGGAAGAGTTCTACAGAGTGGCAGGTATTCCAAACGTCATAGGGGTTGTGGACTGTGCACACATAGCCATTAAGGCGCCTAATGCTGAGGATTCATCTTATGTCAATAAGAAAGGCTTCCACTCCATTAACTGCCAGCTGGTATGTGATGCCCGAGGGCTCCTGTTGAGCGCTGAGACACACTGGCCTGGCAGTTTAACGGACCGAGCTGTATTTAACCAGTCCAGTGTGTGCAAGATATTTGAGGAACTGGTGAACCATGAAGGCTGGCTGTTAG GAGATAACCGCTACCCTCTGAGAAAGTGGCTGATGACTCCGGTTCAAAATCCTGAGACTCCAGCAGACTATCGCTACAACCTGGCCCACACGGCCACGCATGAAATTGTGGACCGTACGTTTCGAGCTATCCAGACACGCTTCAGATGCCTGGATGGAGCCAAAGGTTATCTGCAGTATGCACCTGAGAAATGTTCTCGCATAATCCAGGCCTGCTGCGTGCTCCATAATGTCTCACTGCAGACAGGACTGGATGCTTGGACTTTCGAGAGAACTGAAGCCACAGACCAGTCCGAGGAAGATAGCGATCTGACAGAAAAAGTGGACTTGGAGGCAGTAAGAGTCCGAAGGGAACTGATCCAGAATCACTTTAGCTAG